The DNA segment CCAAGGAGAGGGTTGCGCCGACCATCAGCGCGTTGCGCCCGGTGCTGGCCGGGGCGCTGTCGGGTTGCGGCAGGTGCCAGGCATCCAGCAGGCTGCGCAGACCGAGCCAGGCCAGGTACAGCGCGCAAACGGCGGTCAGGGGCACGCGTACCGCGTCGTGCTGGATCAGCAGGGCCATGCCGGTCAGGCCGATCACCGCCCAGGTCGCATCGCCCACCAGCGACCCGACCTGCACCAGCAATGCCGGGGCGAACCCATGCAGCAGGCCGCGGCGCAGGGTTTCTGCCAGCACTGCGCCAGGGGACAGGCAAAATACAAAGCCGAAGACCAGCGCGGAAAAAAAGATTGTCAGCATCACCCCCCCCAAAAATCAATCACGCACCTTCGCCGACACGTCGGCTGCTACAGGTCAGTTTGCGGCTGCGGGCGCTGAGTTGTCTTGGACCGGATTGCGCTCTGATAACGGCCAGGGGTAATACCATACGCCGCACGGAAGTGCCGGTTGAGGTGGCTCTGGTCGGCAAAGCCCACTTCATGGGCGACTTCAGCGGCGCTCAGGCCGCTGCGCAGCAGGCCTTTTGCTCGGCGGGTACGCAACTGCATGGCCCACTGCCGGGGGCTCAGGCCGGTTTCTTTCTGAAAGGTGCGCAGGACGTGGAATTTCGACAGGCCCAACTCGTCGCCCAGGGTATCCAGCGCCACGCCTTGATGTAACTGCGCAGCGAGTAGTTCCTGAGCCTGGGCCACCATCCCCGACCCGGCGCTGGCGCTACTGGGCAGGCGCACACCACTGAGCCTGACCACTTCGCCCAGCAGCAACACCAGGGCGTCTTCACTCAGCCCGCAAACCAGTGGGTCGGCGCTTAATGCGCCCTTGGCGGCCTGGGCCAGTTGCGCCGCCAGTTCCGGGGCAAAGCACAGCGCACGATCGAACTCCAGGTGCGCCAGCCCAAGGTCGGTGGCCAGGCGATCGGCCCCGGCGTACAGGCTGACAAAGTGCCAGGGTGCCCCCTCGGCCGCGCCGCCGCCCTGGATCTGGCCGGGGTTGTACAGGGTGATACTGCCCGGCCCGGCCTCGAAGGTGCGCCGGTCCAGCCACACCTGCTCGGCGCCGACCAGGTTGACGCCAATCACGCACTCGTCGTGGCTATGCCGGGCAAAGGTCAGGCCGGTGCAGGTGGTGCTGCTGATTTCGTAAGGGCCCAGCCAGGCGTGGTGCAGGGAACTCATGGGGTGGGCTCAGTGGCATCGGGTGCAGCAAAGCATACGCGTTTACCTGCGTTCAGATCGACCGTTGATTGACCCGGTCAGAGAGCGCTTGAGCATCTTCCTTGCGCTCAGAATAGCGCTGCACCAGTTCCGGATGCTCACGCACCAGCAGGGTGAACTTGACCAACTCTTCCATGACATCCACCACGCGATCATAGAGGGCTGAAGGTTTCATCCGGTCCTGATCGTCGAACTCCATGAAGGCCTTGGGCACAGATGACTGGTTGGGGATGGTCAGCATACGCATCCAGCGCCCCAGGACGCGCAGTTGGTTGACAGTGTTGAAAGACTGCGAGCCGCCGCAGACTTGCATCACCGCCAGGGTCTTGCCCTGGGTTGGGCGGATGGCACCCAGTGCCAGGGGTACCCAGTCGATTTGCGCCTTGAACACTGCTGACATCGAGCCGTGCCGTTCCGGTGAGCACCACACCTGGCCTTCGGACCATTGCATCAAGGCCAGTAGTTCCTGGACCTTGGGGTGATCGTTCGGAGCATCGTCCGGCATTGGCAGGCCGGCGGGGTTGAAGATCCGTGTCTCGGCGCCTAGATGCTGAAGCACGCGCGCCGCTTCTTCCACCAGGAGTCGGCTGAAAGAGCGCGTACGGTTGGAACCATAGAGCAGGAGAATCCGTGGCCGTTGTGCGGTGTCAGCGTGGAGTGGGGTGCTCAATGTGAGGTCGAGGTTGGGTAGGGTGGTCATGACATTCTCCGCTTATAACAAGCCAATACGATCCAGCTCAGCCTTGATCTGTGCCGCATCGAGGCGGTTGAACGGGAGGTCGAACAGCGCCCGGCAGCGGGTTTCGATGATCTGCAGGGTGGCCTGGAAGGCGGCGTCAATCTGCGCCTCGTCGCCGTGTAGGTCCGACGGATCCTCAAGCCCCCAATGCGCCTTGATTGCCGGGCCAAAGTACACCGGGCAGGCTTCCTGGGCGGCTTTGTCGCACACGCTGATCACAATGTCGGGTGGGCTGTCTGCAAAGGCCTCGTTGCCCTTGCTGTACAAACCGTCGGTGCTGATGCCCGCGGCCTGCAATGTACTCAGGCTGCGTGGCAGGACCTGGCCCTTGGGAAAGCTCCCGGCGCTGATGGCATGGAACCCTGGCGGGGCCAGGTGGTTGAACAGGGCTTCGCTGAGGATACTGCGGCAGCTGTTGGCGGTGCAGATGAACAGGACTTTCATGACAATTCTCCGTTAAACACTCAGGCGCAGGGCCAGCGCCGCCAGGGTAAGCAATAGCACCGGCAAGGTCAGGACGATGCCGACCTTGAAGTAGTACCCCCACGTAATACGGATGCCCTTGCGCGCCAGGATATGCAGCCAGAGCAACGTCGCCAGGCTGCCGATAGGGGTGATTTTCGGGCCCAGGTCGCTGCCGATCACGTTGGCGTAGATCATCGCCTCCTTGACCACGCCCACGGCATGGCTGGCCTCGATGGACAGCGCGCCGATCAGCACCGTCGGCAGGTTGTTCATCACCGAAGACAGCAGCGCCGTCAGCAACCCGGTGCCCAGGGCCGCGCCCCACACGCCGTAATCGGCGAAGGTGTTGAGCCAGGTGGCGAGGTAAGTGGTCAGTCCGGCGTTACGCAGGCCGTAGACCACCAGGTACATGCCCAGGGAGAAAATCACGATCTGCCAGGGCGCTTCCTTGAGCACCTTGCGTGTGGAAATCTTGTGGCCTTTGGCGGCGATCACCAGCAGGAGCAGGGCGCAGGCGGCCGAGATGGCGCTGATGGGAATACCCAGGGGTTCGAGGGCAAAGCAGCCGACCAGCAGGATGCCCAGCACCCACCAGGCCGCGTGGAAAGTTGCCGGGTCATGAATGGCACTGGCCGGTTCAGGCAGGTCGGCGGGGTCATAACTGTGCGGGATGTCACGACGGAAGAACCACAGCAGCACGGCCAGGGTAGCGGCGACGCTGACCAGGTTGACTGGCACCATCACTGCCGCGTACTGGTTGAAGCCGATGTTGAAGTAGTCCGCCGAGACGATATTCACCAGGTTGGAGACCACCAGCGGCAGGCTGGCGGTGTCGGCGATAAACCCTGCGCCCATCACGAAGGCCAGGGTGGCGGCGGGTGAGAAGCGCAGGGCCAGAAGCATCGACATGACAATCGGCGTCAGGATCAGGGCCGCACCGTCATTGGCGAACAGTGCCGAGACCAGCGCCCCCAGCAGCACCATATAGGCGAACAGCCGGCGGCCACGGCCGCGCCCCCAGCGCGCGACATGCAGCGCGGCCCAGGCGAAGAAGCCGGCCTCGTCGAGGATCAGGCTGATGATGATCAGGGCGACGAAGGTGCCGGTGGCATTCCAGATGATCTGCCACACCACGGGGATGTCCGCCAGGCTGATGACGCCGCAAGCCAGGGCCAGGATCGCGCCTATGGATGCGCTCCAGCCAACCCCCAGGCCTTTGGGTTGCCAGATGACCAAGACAATGGTGACGAGAAATATCGCGAAGGCGATCAGCATAAAAGTGTTCTCCAGGGGTCAGCAGCAGGTGCTGGCGCGTTGCGGTCGGTCACCCATTGCCGCCAGGCGCTGTGCGTCGCTTTGCAGCCAGGCTTGATTGGCTTGCAAGGTGGTCTCCAGCACCGTGCTCACCCATTGCGGCAACTGGGGGTTGAGGCGGTAGTAAATCCACTGGCCCTGGCGACGGTCTACCAGCAGTGCGCAACTGCGCAGTTGGGCCAGGTGACGGGAAATTTTTGGCTGGCTGTCATCCAGGGCATGGATCAGCTCGCAGACGCACAGCTCGCCTTCGCGCAGGATCAACAAGATCAGCCTGATGCGTGTCGCATCGGCCAGGCATTTAAAAACGTCTGGGGGGGAGAACGGATCGCTCATGATCGGCGCCACTAAACATATGATTATGCGAATATACGGATATCCATATGTAGTGGCAACGAATATCCCGTTGATCCAGGTCAAGGGTCTGGGGATTGCCGGTAAGTGACTGAAATTAAAATGAAACACAACTGTCCTAAAGTGCCCGCCATTGATGAAAAAGGAAGTAAACGTGTGACCCGTGCCACTCGCAACCTGCGCAAGACCCTCGATTCCGTCGCGGACAACAACGAAACCGCGGCCTTCGATTTGATGCGCGCTGTCGAAAAACTCAGCGATGAAGTGCTGCGCCAGCGCCTGCTCAACACCATCCACCGGCTCAACCAGGATGCCCACGAACTGCGTGAGGCCAGGGATGCGGTGGAGCGGGTGTCGGTCAAGCTGGCCTGAATCGGCGGCTTAGCCGCGCGCAAGATCATTCAAGACAATCGCTGCGCTGGCAGGCATGCTTACGGGCTGTTTGCCGATGAGCCTGTTGTCCATGCCTACTGCCTTACCGCATTACGCTTTCGCCCGTGGCGCGATTGCGGTTATTCCCCTGTCGCTGGCCTGTGCCCCATGGGGCCTGTTGGCCGGTTCCCTGGCGATTGACGCCCAGTTCACCCCGCTGGAAAGCCAGGGTCTGTCGGCCATTGTGTTTGCCGGTGCGGCGCAGTTGGTGGCGATTGGCATGGTCAAGAGCGGCGCGAGCCTGATCGCCATTTTGCTCACCACCTTGCTGCTGACCTCTCAGCATCTGCTGTATGGCATGCATATGCGCAGCACCCTGTCGCCTTTGCCGGCGCGGTGGCGCATGAGCCTGGGCTTTTTGCTGACCGACGAGTTCTTTGCCCTGGTCAGCCAATACGACCGCCAGACCTTCAACCGCTGGTATGCCCTGGGCGTGGGCCTGACGTTCTACGTGGCCTGGAACCTGTTCACCCTGGCCGGCATCGTGCTCGGCAAGAGCATCCCCAACCTCGATCAACTGGGCCTGGAGTTCTCCATCGCCGCGACCTTTATCGCCTTGATCACCCCGGTGGTGCGTGATGTGCCGACGGTGGTGTGTGTGGCGGTGGCCCTGCTGTTTTCGGTGCTGCTCAGCTACTGGCACTGGGAGTCGGCGGTGGTGGTCTCGGGGTTGTTGGGCATGAGTGCAGGCTATGCCTGCAAGCGCTTGGGAGTGGGGCAGCGATGATTTTTGTGATGATTATCGGCATGGGCCTGGCGGTGTTTTTCAACCGTTATCTGTTTCTTGAGCCGCGCTTGCCGGTTCGCCTGAATCGCGGCGCCCGGGAGTTTCTCGGTTTTGCGGTGCCCGGCATGTTGACGGCAATCTGCGGGCCGATCATTTTCCTGGCCGAGCACAAGCTCAACCTGAGCCCCACCAACCCCTACCTGCTGGCCGGTATCTGCGCGGTGGCCTTGATGTTCTGGACGCGCAGCGTCTTGACCACGGTGCTGTCGAGCATGGCGCTGTTCTATCTGTTTCGCTGGTTGTTGTAGGCAGTGGTACAGTCGCGTTTTTTTCAAGGAAGCGATGGCATGCGGAAGGTGGTGATAGGTGCGTTGGTCCTGGCGGCGCTGGCCGGTTGCGCAGGTTCGAAGATGAAAGACGCACGCGCAGGCGCGCCCTATAAAACCCTGGCCTCTGACAAGGCCGCGCTGGTCGTTGCCCAGTGCATCCAGTTCGGTTGGCAGGACGAAGCGGTGTTCGGCGTCGACGCCGGAGGCTTTATGGAGCCGGCGCAAGGCGGTGGTCATACGGTCTACACCACGGGCGGTGACTACTTTGTCGATGTGCGCAGTGCCGGCGCCAGCACCACCGTCAGTTACTACGCAGCCGAAGATAATTTCGCTGCCAAGCGTCGCCTGGCGGCCTTGGCGACCTGTCTGTAGTTTGTTTCCTTAGATTTCTTCAGAAATGCCCGGCGGACACACCGCCGGCTTTGCCTTAATATTCTCGCGCTCGCCCAACATCATGGCTCTTTACCAGTACATGGACGTCGAGGCCTTGTGTTGGGCGGGCACCTTTTCAGCGTGGCATATAACCCAAGTGCCAACGCCGTGGGATCTTCAGCGACAGCAGACCCAGTAGCGCCGACAGCAGGCCGCTGACCAGCAGGGCGCGAATGCCCATCTGATGCTCCAGCAAAGCGCCGATCACCGCGCCGACAAACATCCCGGCCCAGGGAATCAACTGTACGCGCCAGCCATCGCGACGCTCCCCCAGCATCCAGCGCCCCAGCCCCCGACCGAACCGCGACAACGCGCCGGTCACGTAAGTCAGCCCCACGGGCAGGCCATTGACCTGTTCCACCGCCGCATTGAGCATGCCCATGGCAATGATCGCGGCCAGCACGGCAGGCAATTGTTCGGCCAGCGGCCACGCTGCTGCCCCGCACAATAGCGTGGCAATACATAGCAACAGCGGCAACGCGTGGCGCTTGCTGATCCGACTGATGATCACACCCAGGGCGTTCCCCAGAATAAACGTCGCCACCAGCAGCGTCAGACGTCCGGTCAGCCCCAGGTCGCCTTCACTGATCGCCACCGCCAGCCGCGTGGTGTTGCCGCTCATGAACGAGACAAAATCGCCACTGGCCATAAAGCCAATGGCGTCAGTCATGCCGGCCAGTACCGAGAGGCTGGCTACCAGCGTCAGGCCAATGCGCCCGCGCCATTTGTGCTGATGCTGCAGGACGGTATTGACCAAGGGTTTCGGGGAGGAGGGCAGCACGGCGGGAGGTTCCTCAATGAGATTATCCGGCCACTACCGTAGGACGCTTTCCTCTGAACTGCAATGACTTGGAACATCTTCAGTTCACCTCCAAGCGCCAGCCCATGGCGTCCCAGGTCAGGACGTGAGTCGGCTTGAGTGCCTGCAGAAATGCCGCGTCATGGGAGACCGCAATCAGCGCGCCGCTAAACCCTTGCAAAGCCTGTTCGAAGGCCATTACCGACTCCAGGTCCAAATGGTTGGTGGGCTCGTCCAGCAGCAGCAATTGCGCCGGGGTCTTGCGCCATAAGGCAATCGCCATGGCGGCCTTCAACCGCTCGCCGCCACTGAGCTGGCCGATGGGTTGGGTTACGCGCAATGCGTCCAGTTGCAACAGGGCCAGGCGGGTGCGCAGCTCGGCTTCGGCCAGGGGCGTGCCCATCAGTTTGAGTTGTTCGACGATCGACTGCCGGTCATCGAGCAGCGTCAACTGTTGATCGAGATAGGCACAGGGTACGTGCACCGTGCAGGCGCCGCTGACCGGTTGCCATTGTCCGGCCAGCAGCTTGAGCAGGGTGGACTTGCCGCAACCATTGGGCCCGTGGACTGCGACCCGTATCGGCCCACACAGGCTTGCGTTGATAAAGGTGCTCGGCGCGTGGGGAGCGAGCCAGGGCAGTTGGCAGTCGGTCAGGGTTAGCACTTGGCGGCCAGCAGGCAGGAGGGTGCCGGGCAAGGCGAGGAAGGTCGGTGTTTCGTCCACCACCCGTTCATGGGCCGAGCGCACGCGTTCGTTCAACACCTGTTTGTGTTGCACATGGGCGCTGCGCACGTTGCTGACGATTTCGTTGGCGGCGCCTTTCCAGCGGGATTTGGTGAAGGCATCGACGTTGGCGGTCTCGGCATGTTTACGGGCGCTCGCGGCGTGGCGCTGGAAGCTGTCGAGGTCTTTTTTCAGGCGCTGGCGCTCGCGGCGCCGATCTAGGCGGGCATGTTCCAGGGCGGCCTGGGCGGCGTGCTGCTGGGCATCGCGCTGCGCCCGGTAGTCGTCGTAGTTGCCGCCGTAGAGCCGGGCCCCGAGGGGCGACAGCTCGATGATTCGCCCCAGGGTGTTGAGCAGGCGCCGGTCATGACTGACCACCACCAGGGCGCCGCGCCAGGCGTTGAGAGTCGCCAGCAGCCAGTCGCGACCGGCGCTGTCGAGGTGGTTGGTGGGCTCGTCGAGAATCAGCAATTGCGGGGCGCGAAGTAAAGCACCTATCAGCGCGACCCTGGCCAGTTGGCCGCCACTGAGCTGTTCGGCGGGCTGGTCGGGGCTGATCTCGGCCAGGCCAGCGGCGTCCAGTGCCTGGCGCAGGCGTTCGGCCAGGTCCCAGCGATCATCAATCAGTTCCAGGTCGTCAGCCTGCGCTTGACCCCGGGCCATGCGTTCAAGGGCGGCCAGGGTTTGTGCGCAACCGCTGGCCTGGGCCACGGTCTGCCCCGGTAACAGCTCAATGGTCTGTGGGACATAGGCGATACGGGCCGACGATTTGATCACGCCACAGGACGGAACAAGCACGCCGGCCAGCAGGCGCGCCAATACGCTCTTGCCCATGCCATTACGGCCGACAATTCCGGTAGGGGTGTAATCAATAGACAGGTTGAGGTCTTCCAGCAGAATCTCGCCATTGGCGAACTGAAAACCCACGTGATGCAAGGAAACAAGTACAGGCAGCCGGTTGACGTCAGTCATCAGCACCTCCAGAACAATGTGGCACAAGCCAACAAGCGCGCCAGGCGGCTCGTTGCGTTTACATGTTGGAAGGCTTAGTTGTTCACGTCGGCGGTCGTCCTGCGGTCGGAAAGGACCGGTAGCCTAGCGCAGTTGCGTCATTTTTCCTACATCGGTGATGCCGCCGTCTGCAGTTGCTCAAGAAACATCGCCAGCCCCACCTCTTCGGCTTTCAAGCCCTTGCGCACCCTGGGCCTGGGCAGTTTCGCCAGCCCGCCCTGGCTGAAGTGCTCCAGCACCGCCGGGTGGATGTAGCACTTGCGGCACACCGCCGGGGTGTTGCCCAGTTGCCGGGCGACGTTCTTGACCATCTCCACCACGTGCCTTTTGGCATCCGACTCCGGTTGCCACGCCAGCTCCCGCAACACCGCCAGGGCCAGGGCGCTGCCGGCCCAGGTGCGATAGTCCTTGGCGGTAAAGTCGGCGCCGGTGAGGCTGTGCAGGTAGGCGTTGACGTCGGTGGAGCTGACGGTACGCCGCTCGCCGTTTTCGTCCAGGTACTGGAACAGGTTCTGCCCCGGCAACTCCAGGCAGCGCTTGAGCACGGTGGCCAGGCGCCGGTCCTTGATGCTGACCTGATGCTCGACACCGCTCTTGCCACGGAACTGGAACTGGATTTCGCTGCCCTTGATATCCACGTGACGGGTGCGCAGGGTGGTCAGGCCATAGGAGCGGTTATCGCGGGCGTATTGGCTGTTGCCGACGCGGATCAGCGTGGCATCGAGCAACAACACCACGGTGGCCAGGACTTTCTCCCGATTGAAGCCCGGTGCGTCGACCTGCGCTTGCAGTTGCTTGCGCAATTTGGGCAGCGCATTGCCGAACTGCTGCAGGCGCGAATACTTGTCACTGTCGCGCACCTCGCGCCAGCGTGGGTGATAACGGTATTGCTTGCGGCCGCGCGCATCGCGCCCGGTAGCCTGCAGATGGCCCTTGGGGTCGGCGCAGATCCACACGTCGGTATAGGCCGGCGGGATGGCGAGGGCGTTGATCCGCTGGATTTCGTCGGCGTCGGTCAGGCGTTGGCCATGGCTGTCGAAATACTGGAACTTGCCCCGCAGTTTACGGCGGCTCAGGCCCGGTTGGCTGTCATCAACGTAGTGCAGGTCACGGGGCAGGTCGGCAGGCACGGTGGAGTCGGGCATGGGGCAAAGTCCTTGGCAATAAATCAGGCCGGTATGGCTGATTGACCGCAGCGTTGTGCCGTCCGTTCAAGCCAGTACCGCGACCGCCTTGATCTGTGCCCACAGTGCCTGCCCGGGATGCACGTGCAACTGGTCCCGCGAGTAACGGGTGATCCGCGCCAGCAACGGCGTGCCCGCAGCATCCAGCCGCACCAGCACATGGGCACTGTTATCGGCAGGGATCTCCTGGATCACGGTCACGGGCAAGCAGTTGAGAATACTGCTGTGCTCCCCGGGTTGCAGGCTGAGGCTGACATCCCGGGCGCGAACCTTGAACCGCAAGTGTTTGCCCGGCGCCAGCGGTGTATGGGCCACGCGCATTTGCAATGGGCTGTCGGGCAATTGCAGGGTCAGCAACTGGTAGTGGGCGTCGTGGCTGCTGACCGTGCCGTTGATCACCACGCCGGCATCGTCGCCCAGGGCCAGCGGCAGGTCGAGCCGCGCCAGGGTTTCGCCAATCGGGCCGCTGGCCAGGGCCTTGCCCTCGCTGAGCAGGACAATGTGATCGGCCAGGCGCGCCACCTCATCCTGGGCATGGCTGACGTACAGCACCGGGATTTCCAGTTGGTCGTGCAGGCGCTCCAGATAGGGCAGGATCTCGCCTTTGCGCTGGCTGTCGAGGGCAGCCAGGGGTTCGTCCATCAGCAGCAATTGCGGGCTGGTGAGCAGGGCACGGGCGATGCCGACGCGCTGGCGCTCACCGCCGGACAAATGCTCGGGATGGCGATCCAGCAGGTGGCCAATGCCCAGCAGTTGCGTGGCCTGGGCCATGTCCACGCGGCGTTGGGCCTTGGGGATACGCTTGAGGCCGAACTCCAGGTTGGCCAGCACCGACAGGTGGGGAAACAGGCTGGCCTCCTGGAATACATAACCGAGGGCACGTTTGTGCGGCGGTACAAACACCCCGTTACGGCTGTCTTGCCAGACCTGCTCGTTGATTTGCACAAACCCATCACCGGCCCGCTCCAACCCGGCAATGCAGCGCAGGCAGGTGGTCTTGCCCGAGCCGGAGTGCCCGTAGAGTGCGGTGACGCCCCGCCCCGGCAGCTTCAGGTCCACGTCCAGGGCAAACCCGGAATACTGCAGTTGCAGGCGCACTTCGATCATCGACATCAGCTCCAGCCCGCTTTGGTTTTACGGCTGGAGTAGAGCGCCAGCAACACCAGGAAAGAAAACACCACCATGGCCCCGGCCAGCCAGTGGGCTTGGGCGTATTCCATGGCTTCGACGTGATCGTAGATCTGCACCGAGACCACCCGGGTCTTGTCGGGAATATTGCCGCCGATCATCAGCACCACGCCAAACTCACCCACGGTATGGGCAAAACCGAGGATTGACGCGGTGATAAAACCGGGCCGGGCCAGGGGCAGGATCACCGTGAAAAATGTATCCCAGGGGTTGGCCCGCAAGGTGGCGGCGACTTCCAGGGGGCGACTGCCGATGGCCGAGAACGCGTTCTGCAACGGTTGCACCACAAACGGCATGGAATAGATCACCGAGCCAATCACCAGGCCGGCGAAGCTGAAGGTCAGGGTGCCCAGGCCCAGCCATTGGGTGAACTGCCCGAGGTAGCCATGGGGGCCCATGGTCAGCAGCAGGTAGAAGCCAATCACCGTGGGCGGCAGCACCAGCGGCAGGGCCACGATCGCGCCGATGGGGCCGCGCCACCAGGAGCGGGTGCGCGATAGCCACAGGGCAATCGGAGTGCCGATGACCAGCAGAATCACGGTGGTCAGCGACGCCAGTTTCAGGGTCAACCAGATCGCAGAAAAATCGGCACTCGATAGGGGCATTTACAGTTGATAACCGTAGGATTTGATAATCGCGGCAGCTTTTGGCCCCTTGAGGTAGTCAACCAGCGCCTTGGCGGCCGGGTTGTCCTTGCCTTTATTGAGGATCACCGCGTCCTGTTTGATCGGGTCATGCATCTGGCCAGGAACGATCCACGCCGAGCCGCTGCTGACTTTGCCGTCTTTATAGATCTGCGACAAGGCGACAAAGCCCAACTCGGCATTGCCGGTGGACACAAACTGATAGGCCTGGGTGATGTTCTGGCCTTCGACCAGCTTGCTCTTGACCTGGTCGGTCAGGCCCAGCTTGGCCAGCACCTGGGTGGCTGCGAGGCCGTAGGGGGCGGCTTTCGGGTTGGCGATGGACAGGTGCTGGTATTGGTTTTTCTGCAGCACATCGCCCTTGGCATCCACATAACCTTCCTTGGCCGACCACAGCGCCAGGGTGCCGACGGCATAGGTGAAGCGCGAGCCCTTGACGGTGTCGCCTTCGCTCTCGAGCTTTTGCGGGGTGCTGTCGTCGGCACTGAGGAATACTTCAAACGGCGCGCCGTTCTTGATCTGGGCGTAGAACTGCCCGGTAGCCCCGTAGGCGGCGACCAGGGTGTGTCCGGTGTCTTTTTTGAAGTCGGCGGCGATGGCCTGTATAGGGGCAGTGAAGTTGGCGGCGACGGCTACCTGAACTTCATCGGCGTGGGCCGAGCCCAGGGTGAAGAGGGCAAACAGGGTGGCCAGGCCTGAGGCGCGAATCATCATGCAGCAGCTCCTTGGGGTGCCGACGTGGCGGCTTGTCATAGGTAATCGCTATGTATGGGAATATATAGCGCTTCGCCATCGTCGGTACAGTGCAAAGTTGTCTCAGGGGCTCAGCGCTTATTAAGTTGCGCCAGGGCCTGCCGGGCCAGGTTCAGCGTCAGCTCGCGGGTCGACAGGTCCTGCCCCAGGCGCAGCGCCTGGCCGGCCCACAGGCTACTGAAGTCGGCTTCATCCAGGGCGCGCAAAGGCATCAAGGCACCGCCGGCCAATGGAAACGCCGGCGCCGCTGGGTTGATCGGCCCCAGTTCGCGCATCACCCGATTGACGATCCCGCGCGCCGGGCGCCCGGTGAACAGGTTGGTCAGGGCCGTTTCGCTGGCCTGGGCGCTGTGCAATGCCTGATGGTGGGCGGGGGTGATAGTGGCTTCGGGCGTGAACAGATAGGCCGTGCCGATCTGCACCGCCGAGGCGCCGAGGGCGAACGCGGCAACCATGCCCCGTGCATCGCCAATCCCACCGGCAGCGATCACCGGCACACTGACCGCATCGACGATCTGCGGCACCAGGGCCATTGTGCCAATCTGGCTGGTGAGGCGATCGCTGAGAAACATCCCGCGATGCCCACCGGCTTCATAGCCCATGGCAATGATTGCATCGCAACCGTGCCGCTCCAGCCAGATCGCTTCTTCGACGGTGGTGGCCGATGACAGCACTTTTGCCCCGGTGGCCTTGACCCGGTCCAGCAGGGCTTTTTCCGGCAGGCCGAAGTGGAAACTGACTACCTCGGGGCGGAACTCTTCCACCACTTCGCAACTGGCAGTGTCGAACGGAGCGCGGTTGGAGACCGGGGTCGGTGCGTCAAAATCGGCCCCCAGTTCACGGTAGTAGGGCTCCAGCATCGCCTTCCACTGGCGGTCACGTTCGGGGGCAGGGGCTGGTGGCTGATGGCAGAAGAAATTGACGTTCAACGGTCGGGCACTGGCCTGGCGAATGGTGCTCAGCGCCTGGCGCAGTTGCTCGAGACTCAAGGTGGCCGCCGGCATTGAGCCGAGGGCGCCGGCCTGGCTTGCGGCAATCACCATCTGCGGGCTGGTGCTGCCGGCCATGGGGGCCTGGATGATCGGCAGGTCAATGCCCAAGAGGTCAATAATCCGCGTATCTGGCCAGGTGCTCATGGTTCGCTTCTCCAGTGGTGGCACGCCCGGGGAGGGCTGCCCGGCATTTTTAACAGGGGCGGCCAGGGCAAGGCCAGTCTGTATTATTCACTGGACGCAGGCGCCTGTTCATGCACGGTGCGGCGTTCGCGCTGGAGCAATTGCTGCTTGCGCTCCACCCCCCAGCGGTAGCCCGAAAGATGACCATCGCTGCGTACCACGCGGTGACAGGGAAT comes from the Pseudomonas shahriarae genome and includes:
- a CDS encoding DNA topoisomerase IB, yielding MPDSTVPADLPRDLHYVDDSQPGLSRRKLRGKFQYFDSHGQRLTDADEIQRINALAIPPAYTDVWICADPKGHLQATGRDARGRKQYRYHPRWREVRDSDKYSRLQQFGNALPKLRKQLQAQVDAPGFNREKVLATVVLLLDATLIRVGNSQYARDNRSYGLTTLRTRHVDIKGSEIQFQFRGKSGVEHQVSIKDRRLATVLKRCLELPGQNLFQYLDENGERRTVSSTDVNAYLHSLTGADFTAKDYRTWAGSALALAVLRELAWQPESDAKRHVVEMVKNVARQLGNTPAVCRKCYIHPAVLEHFSQGGLAKLPRPRVRKGLKAEEVGLAMFLEQLQTAASPM
- a CDS encoding ABC-F family ATP-binding cassette domain-containing protein, translating into MTDVNRLPVLVSLHHVGFQFANGEILLEDLNLSIDYTPTGIVGRNGMGKSVLARLLAGVLVPSCGVIKSSARIAYVPQTIELLPGQTVAQASGCAQTLAALERMARGQAQADDLELIDDRWDLAERLRQALDAAGLAEISPDQPAEQLSGGQLARVALIGALLRAPQLLILDEPTNHLDSAGRDWLLATLNAWRGALVVVSHDRRLLNTLGRIIELSPLGARLYGGNYDDYRAQRDAQQHAAQAALEHARLDRRRERQRLKKDLDSFQRHAASARKHAETANVDAFTKSRWKGAANEIVSNVRSAHVQHKQVLNERVRSAHERVVDETPTFLALPGTLLPAGRQVLTLTDCQLPWLAPHAPSTFINASLCGPIRVAVHGPNGCGKSTLLKLLAGQWQPVSGACTVHVPCAYLDQQLTLLDDRQSIVEQLKLMGTPLAEAELRTRLALLQLDALRVTQPIGQLSGGERLKAAMAIALWRKTPAQLLLLDEPTNHLDLESVMAFEQALQGFSGALIAVSHDAAFLQALKPTHVLTWDAMGWRLEVN
- the modC gene encoding molybdenum ABC transporter ATP-binding protein, with amino-acid sequence MIEVRLQLQYSGFALDVDLKLPGRGVTALYGHSGSGKTTCLRCIAGLERAGDGFVQINEQVWQDSRNGVFVPPHKRALGYVFQEASLFPHLSVLANLEFGLKRIPKAQRRVDMAQATQLLGIGHLLDRHPEHLSGGERQRVGIARALLTSPQLLLMDEPLAALDSQRKGEILPYLERLHDQLEIPVLYVSHAQDEVARLADHIVLLSEGKALASGPIGETLARLDLPLALGDDAGVVINGTVSSHDAHYQLLTLQLPDSPLQMRVAHTPLAPGKHLRFKVRARDVSLSLQPGEHSSILNCLPVTVIQEIPADNSAHVLVRLDAAGTPLLARITRYSRDQLHVHPGQALWAQIKAVAVLA
- a CDS encoding YoaK family protein, whose protein sequence is MLPSSPKPLVNTVLQHQHKWRGRIGLTLVASLSVLAGMTDAIGFMASGDFVSFMSGNTTRLAVAISEGDLGLTGRLTLLVATFILGNALGVIISRISKRHALPLLLCIATLLCGAAAWPLAEQLPAVLAAIIAMGMLNAAVEQVNGLPVGLTYVTGALSRFGRGLGRWMLGERRDGWRVQLIPWAGMFVGAVIGALLEHQMGIRALLVSGLLSALLGLLSLKIPRRWHLGYMPR
- the modB gene encoding molybdate ABC transporter permease subunit, whose protein sequence is MPLSSADFSAIWLTLKLASLTTVILLVIGTPIALWLSRTRSWWRGPIGAIVALPLVLPPTVIGFYLLLTMGPHGYLGQFTQWLGLGTLTFSFAGLVIGSVIYSMPFVVQPLQNAFSAIGSRPLEVAATLRANPWDTFFTVILPLARPGFITASILGFAHTVGEFGVVLMIGGNIPDKTRVVSVQIYDHVEAMEYAQAHWLAGAMVVFSFLVLLALYSSRKTKAGWS
- the modA gene encoding molybdate ABC transporter substrate-binding protein, with the protein product MMIRASGLATLFALFTLGSAHADEVQVAVAANFTAPIQAIAADFKKDTGHTLVAAYGATGQFYAQIKNGAPFEVFLSADDSTPQKLESEGDTVKGSRFTYAVGTLALWSAKEGYVDAKGDVLQKNQYQHLSIANPKAAPYGLAATQVLAKLGLTDQVKSKLVEGQNITQAYQFVSTGNAELGFVALSQIYKDGKVSSGSAWIVPGQMHDPIKQDAVILNKGKDNPAAKALVDYLKGPKAAAIIKSYGYQL